Proteins encoded within one genomic window of Bacteroides sedimenti:
- the atpF gene encoding F0F1 ATP synthase subunit B, with the protein MSLLQPEFGLLFWMLLSFAVVFIILAKFGFPVITKMVEERKQFIDKSLEAAKTANEQLAGIKADGEAMLAEAREEQVRILNEAAAIREKILSEAKVSAQIEAKKQLDEVRLQIQAEKEEAIRDVRRQIAVLSVDIAEKVIRTNLTKDKAQMEMIDRLLDELTVSKS; encoded by the coding sequence ATGTCATTATTACAACCTGAATTTGGACTTCTGTTCTGGATGCTCCTTTCGTTTGCAGTGGTATTTATCATTCTTGCGAAATTCGGCTTTCCTGTCATCACTAAGATGGTAGAAGAGCGTAAGCAATTTATTGATAAATCACTCGAAGCTGCAAAAACAGCCAACGAGCAGTTGGCCGGCATTAAAGCCGACGGAGAAGCTATGTTGGCAGAAGCTCGTGAAGAGCAGGTGAGAATCTTGAATGAGGCAGCTGCTATTCGCGAAAAAATATTAAGCGAAGCAAAAGTAAGCGCACAAATTGAAGCCAAAAAACAATTAGACGAAGTAAGACTTCAAATCCAGGCTGAAAAAGAAGAAGCTATCCGCGATGTTCGTCGTCAGATAGCAGTCTTGTCAGTTGATATTGCCGAAAAGGTTATTCGTACCAATTTAACGAAGGACAAGGCACAGATGGAGATGATTGATCGTTTATTGGACGAATTGACTGTATCAAAATCGTAA
- the atpC gene encoding ATP synthase F1 subunit epsilon — translation MKVEILSPERTLFNGDVDLVTLPGTNGRFTILQDHAPLVSSLRKGVIRIKPFEGDEIEIPVNGGFVEVKRNVVSVCVE, via the coding sequence ATGAAAGTAGAAATATTATCACCGGAACGTACTCTTTTCAACGGCGATGTAGACCTTGTTACATTGCCGGGTACTAACGGGAGGTTTACAATTTTGCAGGACCATGCTCCTTTGGTATCTTCCTTAAGAAAGGGAGTTATACGGATTAAGCCTTTTGAAGGGGATGAAATAGAAATCCCGGTCAATGGTGGATTTGTGGAAGTCAAACGGAATGTTGTTTCTGTTTGTGTAGAATAA
- the atpA gene encoding F0F1 ATP synthase subunit alpha, translated as MSENIKASEVSEVLRMQLEGIDTSLQFDEVGTVLQVSDGVVRIYGLRNAEANELLEFDNGMKAVVMNLEEDNVGAVLLGPTDQIKEGYIVKRTKRIASINVGEGMLGRVINPLGESLDGKGEISGERFEMPLERKAPGVIFRQPVNQPLQTGLKAVDAMIPIGRGQRELIIGDRQTGKTSIAIDTIINQRSNFEAGDPVYCIYVAIGQKGSTVATIVNTLKEKGAMDYTIVVSATASDPAALQYFAPFAGAAIGEYFRDTGRHALVVYDDLSKQAVAYREVSLILRRPSGREAYPGDIFYLHSRLLERSAKIINQQEVACQMNDLPESMKGKVKGGGSLTALPIIETQAGDVAAYIPTNVISITDGQIFLDTDLFNQGNRPAINVGISVSRVGGNAQIKAMKKVAGTLKIDQAQFRELEAFTKFGGDMDPVTALTINKGQKNTRLLVQPQYTPMPVEQQIAILYCGTHGLLKSVKLDKVHEFEKNFLLDLQNNHQTDVLDVLKKGVINDEVSSIIEKVAEKIAKIYSK; from the coding sequence ATGTCCGAAAATATAAAAGCAAGTGAAGTTTCCGAAGTGTTGCGGATGCAGCTTGAAGGAATTGATACCAGTCTTCAGTTTGATGAAGTGGGGACTGTACTTCAGGTGAGTGACGGAGTTGTCCGCATTTACGGCCTTAGGAATGCTGAAGCTAACGAGCTGCTGGAGTTCGACAATGGTATGAAAGCCGTTGTGATGAACCTGGAAGAAGATAATGTGGGCGCTGTGTTACTTGGCCCTACAGATCAGATAAAGGAAGGATATATAGTAAAACGTACCAAGCGTATTGCTTCCATCAATGTGGGAGAAGGCATGCTGGGACGTGTAATCAATCCGCTTGGTGAATCGCTAGATGGTAAAGGAGAAATTTCAGGCGAGCGTTTTGAAATGCCTTTGGAACGTAAAGCTCCGGGAGTAATTTTCCGTCAGCCGGTAAATCAGCCTCTGCAAACAGGTTTGAAGGCTGTTGATGCCATGATTCCTATCGGACGCGGCCAGCGTGAGTTGATTATCGGTGACCGTCAGACTGGAAAAACTTCGATAGCCATTGATACTATTATCAACCAGAGAAGTAACTTTGAAGCCGGTGATCCGGTATATTGTATCTATGTGGCCATTGGTCAAAAAGGTTCTACTGTAGCTACCATCGTAAATACTCTGAAAGAGAAAGGCGCGATGGATTATACTATTGTAGTTTCTGCAACTGCATCAGACCCTGCTGCATTGCAATATTTCGCACCTTTTGCCGGAGCTGCCATCGGTGAGTATTTCCGCGATACCGGTCGTCATGCTCTTGTAGTTTATGATGACTTGTCCAAACAGGCCGTTGCCTATCGTGAGGTATCCCTTATTCTTCGTCGTCCTTCCGGACGTGAAGCATATCCGGGCGATATCTTCTATCTGCACTCTCGTCTGCTGGAACGTTCTGCAAAGATTATCAATCAGCAGGAAGTGGCTTGTCAGATGAACGACCTGCCCGAAAGCATGAAAGGCAAGGTGAAAGGTGGTGGCTCGCTCACAGCTCTTCCGATTATTGAAACTCAGGCTGGAGACGTTGCTGCTTATATCCCTACCAACGTAATCTCTATTACCGATGGTCAGATATTCCTGGATACCGACTTGTTCAACCAAGGTAACCGTCCGGCTATCAACGTAGGTATCTCTGTATCTCGTGTGGGAGGTAACGCTCAGATAAAGGCGATGAAGAAAGTTGCAGGTACCTTGAAAATAGACCAGGCACAATTCCGCGAATTGGAAGCATTTACCAAGTTTGGTGGTGATATGGACCCAGTAACTGCCCTTACTATTAACAAAGGTCAGAAGAATACTCGTTTGCTGGTTCAGCCTCAATATACTCCAATGCCGGTTGAGCAACAGATTGCAATCCTTTATTGCGGTACACACGGCTTGTTGAAATCTGTAAAGCTAGATAAAGTGCACGAGTTTGAGAAGAACTTCTTATTAGATCTTCAAAACAACCACCAGACAGATGTACTCGATGTACTGAAAAAAGGTGTCATCAACGATGAGGTGTCTTCAATTATCGAGAAAGTAGCAGAAAAGATTGCGAAAATCTATAGTAAATAG
- the atpE gene encoding ATP synthase F0 subunit C: MLGTVLLQAAAAGLGLGKLGAAIGAGIAAIGAGLGIGKIGSSAMEAIARQPESAGDIRMNMIIIAALVEGVALFAVVVCFLAL, translated from the coding sequence ATGTTAGGAACAGTATTATTACAAGCAGCAGCAGCTGGTTTGGGATTAGGTAAATTAGGTGCAGCTATTGGTGCAGGTATTGCAGCCATCGGAGCTGGTCTTGGTATTGGTAAAATCGGTAGTTCTGCTATGGAAGCCATCGCTCGTCAACCAGAATCTGCAGGTGATATTCGTATGAATATGATTATTATTGCTGCATTGGTTGAAGGTGTTGCTTTGTTTGCCGTTGTTGTTTGTTTCTTAGCTCTATAA
- a CDS encoding DUF5131 family protein, whose product MSLWNPWHGCHKISPGCLHCYVYRIDAKHGRDSSLVTKTRDFDLPLKKKRNKEYKIPSGDVVYTCFSSDFFLEDADEWRIDVWNMIRARNDLHFFIITKRIDRFNNCLPDDWKDGYENVTICCTVENQDRADYRLPIYLKAPIKHKIIVCEPLLEQINLSAYLGTSIEEVVVGGESGHDARVCNYDWVLDIRKQCIEKKVPFYFKQTGARFIKNGRLYILQRKFQHSQAKKAGIDYR is encoded by the coding sequence ATGTCACTTTGGAATCCATGGCATGGTTGCCATAAAATTAGCCCTGGTTGTCTGCATTGTTATGTTTATAGGATTGATGCAAAGCATGGAAGAGACAGCTCTTTGGTAACAAAGACAAGGGATTTTGATTTGCCTCTGAAGAAAAAGCGTAATAAAGAGTATAAAATTCCTTCGGGAGATGTTGTGTACACCTGCTTTAGTTCTGATTTCTTTCTTGAAGATGCTGATGAATGGAGAATAGATGTATGGAATATGATCAGGGCTCGGAATGACCTGCATTTTTTTATTATAACTAAACGTATTGACCGGTTTAATAATTGTTTGCCTGATGACTGGAAGGATGGCTATGAGAACGTGACAATTTGTTGTACAGTTGAAAATCAGGATAGAGCAGATTATCGTCTACCGATTTACTTGAAAGCACCGATAAAACATAAAATTATTGTTTGTGAACCGCTTCTGGAGCAAATAAATCTATCAGCCTATCTAGGAACAAGCATAGAAGAAGTGGTAGTGGGAGGAGAATCGGGCCATGATGCCCGCGTGTGTAATTATGATTGGGTGTTGGACATTCGAAAGCAATGTATTGAAAAAAAGGTCCCCTTTTATTTCAAGCAAACTGGCGCTAGGTTTATTAAAAATGGTCGTCTTTATATACTTCAAAGGAAGTTTCAGCATTCACAAGCCAAAAAAGCGGGGATTGACTATAGGTAA
- a CDS encoding helix-turn-helix domain-containing protein, with protein MNEILKIDNICDYNVLLGLETLHPLVSVIDMSKSNKIAHMRHSFGFYAIYLKDVKCGDLIYGRNYYDYQEGTLVCIAPGQVLGVEDNGEYFQPKGWALLFHPDLIRGTSLGRNIKEYSFFSYEVNEALHLSEQERLVVIDCLHKIEMELNHSIDKHSKTLITSNIELLLNYCKRFYDRQFITREHVNKNILVRFENLLDDYFTSSKPQNIGLPTVGYCADKLNLSANYLGDLIKKETGKSALEHIQLKLIDTAKELVFDTSKSVSEIAYELGFKYPQHFSRLFKKRVGCSPNEYRVQH; from the coding sequence ATGAATGAGATATTAAAAATTGATAATATATGTGATTATAATGTCCTTCTCGGACTGGAAACATTGCATCCGTTAGTTAGTGTCATTGATATGTCAAAGTCTAACAAAATAGCACATATGCGTCATAGTTTCGGCTTTTATGCAATATATCTGAAAGATGTAAAATGCGGAGATTTGATCTATGGTCGTAATTATTATGATTACCAAGAAGGTACATTGGTGTGTATTGCACCGGGGCAAGTTCTTGGTGTAGAAGATAACGGTGAGTATTTTCAGCCAAAAGGTTGGGCATTGTTATTTCATCCGGACTTGATACGTGGTACTTCGCTTGGACGAAATATCAAAGAATATTCTTTTTTTTCTTATGAAGTTAATGAAGCGCTTCATTTATCAGAACAAGAACGATTAGTTGTAATAGACTGCTTGCATAAAATTGAAATGGAATTAAATCACTCCATAGACAAACACAGCAAAACGTTGATTACATCGAATATAGAATTACTCCTTAATTATTGTAAACGTTTCTATGACCGTCAGTTTATTACTCGTGAACATGTTAATAAAAATATATTAGTTCGATTTGAAAATCTGCTGGATGATTATTTTACATCATCTAAACCACAGAATATCGGCTTACCAACCGTCGGATATTGTGCCGATAAGCTTAATCTATCAGCGAACTATCTAGGAGATCTAATCAAGAAAGAAACTGGAAAATCAGCTCTTGAACATATACAGTTGAAGTTAATTGATACCGCTAAAGAGTTAGTGTTTGACACAAGTAAATCTGTAAGCGAAATTGCATATGAATTGGGCTTTAAATATCCTCAACATTTTAGCCGCTTGTTTAAAAAGCGTGTTGGATGTTCACCAAATGAATATAGGGTGCAGCATTAA
- a CDS encoding F0F1 ATP synthase subunit delta, whose translation MNIGIIPMRYAKALFAFAQDKGMEETVYAEMNQLARSFAEHASLKTILDNPVLKSKEKQALICTAAGTQVSDIFVRFIEMVLHHKREKHLQSIALMYQDLYRKARQITIGSLVTATPLSADEENRMRKMLMMDKEGTLEFKATVDPEILGGFIFGIDTYRLDASVATQLKRVKNQFMDKNRKSL comes from the coding sequence ATGAATATAGGTATTATTCCAATGCGTTATGCAAAAGCTTTATTTGCTTTCGCGCAAGATAAAGGTATGGAAGAGACTGTTTATGCGGAGATGAACCAGCTTGCCCGGAGTTTCGCAGAGCATGCCTCCTTAAAAACCATACTCGACAATCCTGTGTTGAAAAGCAAAGAGAAGCAAGCGCTAATATGCACTGCGGCCGGTACTCAGGTGAGCGATATATTTGTGCGTTTCATTGAAATGGTATTGCATCATAAAAGAGAAAAGCATCTGCAATCCATTGCTTTGATGTATCAGGATTTATACCGCAAGGCCAGACAGATAACCATCGGTTCTTTGGTCACGGCTACTCCGTTGAGTGCCGATGAAGAGAATCGCATGAGGAAAATGCTGATGATGGATAAAGAAGGAACGCTGGAGTTCAAAGCAACAGTCGATCCGGAAATTCTTGGCGGATTTATCTTTGGTATTGATACCTACCGTTTGGACGCAAGTGTTGCAACTCAGCTTAAACGGGTGAAGAACCAGTTTATGGATAAGAATAGAAAAAGTTTATAA
- the atpD gene encoding F0F1 ATP synthase subunit beta, with amino-acid sequence MSQIVGRISQVIGPVVDVFFESTGEKVQLPRIHDAMEIKRSNGKTLIVEVQQHIGENTVRSVAMDSTDGLQRGLEVIAIGAPITMPVGDQVKGRLMNVIGEAVDGMESLEMSGAYPIHREPPKFDELTTSSEVLFTGIKVIDLLEPYAKGGKIGLFGGAGVGKTVLIMELINNIAKKGNGFSVFAGVGERTREGNDLLREMIESGVIRYGEEFKKSMADGNWDLSLVDKEELAKSQATLVYGQMNEPPGARASVALSGLSVAESFRDSGASEGIQKDILLFIDNIFRFTQAGSEVSALLGRMPSAVGYQPTLATEMGVMQERITSTKNGSITSVQAVYVPADDLTDPAPATTFSHLDATTVLSRKITELGIYPAVDPLESTSRILDPLVVGQDHYDTAQRVKQILQRNKELQDIIAILGMEELSDEDRLTVNRARRVQRFLSQPFTVAEQFTGVKGVMVSIEDTIKGFKMIMDGEVDYLPESAFLNVGTIEEAIEKGKKLLAQAQ; translated from the coding sequence ATGTCACAAATAGTAGGGCGTATCTCACAAGTAATTGGTCCTGTTGTGGATGTATTCTTTGAGAGTACGGGCGAAAAAGTACAGCTGCCTCGTATTCATGACGCCATGGAAATAAAACGTTCAAATGGGAAAACACTTATTGTAGAAGTTCAGCAACACATCGGAGAGAACACTGTACGTTCGGTGGCCATGGACAGTACCGACGGTTTACAGAGAGGTCTTGAAGTAATTGCTATTGGGGCTCCCATTACGATGCCTGTTGGAGATCAGGTGAAAGGACGCTTGATGAACGTGATTGGTGAAGCTGTAGATGGCATGGAAAGTCTCGAGATGTCGGGAGCTTATCCCATTCACCGTGAACCACCTAAATTTGATGAACTAACAACTTCAAGTGAAGTCTTGTTTACAGGAATCAAGGTGATTGACCTGCTGGAGCCATATGCAAAAGGTGGTAAAATTGGATTGTTCGGTGGTGCCGGTGTAGGTAAGACAGTTTTGATTATGGAGCTGATCAACAACATTGCAAAAAAAGGGAATGGTTTCTCTGTATTTGCAGGTGTAGGTGAACGTACCCGTGAAGGTAACGATTTGCTCCGTGAAATGATTGAATCGGGAGTAATTCGTTATGGTGAGGAATTCAAGAAATCAATGGCCGATGGTAACTGGGACCTTTCTTTAGTTGATAAAGAAGAGTTGGCAAAATCACAGGCTACCTTGGTATATGGACAGATGAATGAGCCTCCAGGTGCACGTGCTTCTGTTGCTCTTTCCGGATTATCTGTTGCTGAGTCTTTCCGTGACTCAGGTGCTTCAGAAGGAATACAAAAAGATATTTTGCTCTTTATAGATAATATTTTCCGTTTTACTCAGGCAGGTTCCGAGGTATCTGCATTGCTCGGACGTATGCCATCGGCAGTAGGTTATCAACCAACACTGGCTACTGAAATGGGTGTTATGCAGGAACGTATAACTTCAACTAAAAATGGTTCTATCACTTCTGTACAGGCGGTTTATGTTCCTGCTGATGACTTGACAGACCCTGCTCCTGCAACAACCTTCTCTCACCTTGATGCTACAACAGTATTAAGTCGTAAGATTACCGAGCTCGGTATCTATCCTGCTGTTGACCCACTGGAATCTACATCACGTATTCTTGACCCATTGGTAGTTGGTCAGGATCACTATGATACTGCTCAGCGAGTGAAACAGATTTTGCAACGAAACAAAGAGCTTCAAGATATCATTGCAATCCTAGGTATGGAAGAGTTGTCTGATGAAGACCGTCTGACAGTGAACCGTGCACGTCGTGTACAACGCTTCTTGTCACAACCGTTCACTGTTGCCGAACAGTTTACAGGTGTAAAGGGTGTGATGGTTTCTATAGAGGATACAATCAAAGGCTTTAAAATGATTATGGATGGTGAAGTAGATTATTTGCCAGAATCAGCCTTTCTGAATGTTGGTACCATCGAAGAAGCTATTGAAAAAGGTAAGAAATTGTTGGCTCAGGCTCAATAA
- the atpB gene encoding F0F1 ATP synthase subunit A, which translates to MKNLVYKIRRYTWLLLLMFLPVLPASANESEGKGEVDVKSIVFGHIGDSYEWHITTWGETHISIPLPVIVMGQDGTWHMFFSSEFHHSPTGEYEGFYVAKGGQFDGKIVEKNAAGAEVRPLDLSITKTAFAIILNSILLCVIILGVSRWSKRNPNQAPKGFVGTMEMFIMDINDNVIKACIGKGYERYSPYLLTVFFFIFFNNLMGLIPIFPGGANVTGNIAITLTLACCTLLAVNLFATKEYWKEIFWPDVPLALKPIMIPIEIVGILTKPFALMIRLFANIMAGHSVILSLVCLVFITATMGQVLNGSMTVLSVFFGIFMNILELLVAYIQAYVFTMLSSVFIGLSLVEHHHEAK; encoded by the coding sequence ATGAAAAACTTAGTGTATAAGATAAGAAGATATACATGGCTATTGCTACTTATGTTTTTGCCTGTGTTACCAGCTTCGGCTAATGAGTCAGAAGGCAAAGGTGAGGTAGATGTTAAAAGCATAGTTTTTGGTCATATTGGCGATTCATATGAGTGGCATATTACCACATGGGGCGAAACCCATATCTCCATTCCTTTGCCTGTTATTGTTATGGGGCAGGATGGAACCTGGCATATGTTTTTCTCTTCTGAATTCCATCATTCTCCCACAGGTGAGTACGAAGGGTTTTATGTTGCCAAAGGAGGACAATTTGATGGTAAGATTGTAGAGAAGAATGCAGCCGGTGCAGAAGTGAGGCCGCTCGACTTATCAATTACCAAAACTGCGTTTGCTATAATTCTAAACAGCATTCTTCTTTGTGTAATTATTCTAGGTGTATCTCGCTGGTCAAAAAGAAATCCCAATCAGGCTCCGAAAGGATTTGTGGGAACCATGGAAATGTTTATCATGGACATCAATGATAACGTAATAAAAGCCTGTATCGGAAAAGGATATGAGCGTTATTCTCCGTATCTGTTAACCGTATTTTTCTTTATTTTCTTTAATAACCTGATGGGGCTTATCCCTATATTTCCAGGAGGTGCCAATGTAACCGGTAACATTGCAATCACGCTGACTCTGGCATGTTGTACATTGCTAGCGGTTAACCTGTTTGCCACTAAAGAATATTGGAAAGAGATTTTCTGGCCCGATGTGCCATTGGCATTGAAACCAATTATGATTCCTATTGAAATAGTGGGTATCCTGACCAAGCCTTTTGCATTGATGATTCGTCTCTTTGCAAACATTATGGCCGGACACTCTGTGATTTTGAGTCTTGTTTGCTTGGTATTTATTACAGCAACCATGGGACAGGTACTAAATGGCTCGATGACTGTATTATCTGTTTTCTTCGGAATCTTCATGAATATTCTGGAACTTTTGGTAGCCTATATCCAGGCTTACGTATTCACGATGCTTTCTTCGGTGTTTATCGGACTCTCTCTGGTAGAGCATCATCATGAAGCAAAATAA
- a CDS encoding PspC domain-containing protein, giving the protein MKKTLTVNLGGTVYHIDEDAYQLLDQYLANLKLHFRKEVGAEEILNDMEIRISELFTEKVSAGFQVISIEYVEEVIARMGKPEELPEAEAGSEESATGETFRESHKKQEEPVHRRFFRNSDDMILGGVASGFAAYMGWDTTAVRLLMLLLLILGHGVVVIIYIILWISIPLANTAAEKLAMRGERVTVENIGKTVTDGFEKVADGVNKYVKSGKPRTTLQKIGDVIVQIIGVCIKVILVLLALLLCPVLFALIFALLVLISTAVSIVLGGGVGLLGLLPVFNDSVIVLNSPGGIIWACIVGIVLVGIPLAGLVYAIFKQLFGWKPMSLVVKITLSVLWLISLVISIFLFPTTFYPFWHHYVYSITV; this is encoded by the coding sequence ATGAAAAAGACATTAACTGTGAATTTAGGAGGTACTGTATATCATATTGATGAAGATGCGTACCAATTGCTGGATCAATATCTGGCCAATCTGAAGTTGCACTTTCGTAAAGAAGTGGGTGCCGAAGAGATCTTGAATGATATGGAAATTAGGATCTCAGAGTTGTTTACAGAGAAAGTGAGTGCCGGGTTTCAGGTTATTTCTATAGAATATGTAGAAGAAGTAATTGCCCGGATGGGTAAACCAGAAGAACTTCCTGAAGCAGAGGCAGGAAGTGAAGAATCTGCTACAGGAGAGACCTTTCGAGAAAGTCATAAAAAACAAGAGGAACCGGTTCATCGCCGTTTCTTCCGAAATTCCGATGATATGATTTTGGGAGGAGTCGCTTCTGGTTTTGCCGCTTATATGGGGTGGGATACGACTGCGGTTCGCTTGTTGATGCTTCTTTTATTAATCTTAGGGCATGGAGTGGTTGTCATTATATACATTATATTGTGGATTTCAATTCCGTTAGCTAATACAGCAGCCGAAAAACTGGCAATGAGGGGAGAACGTGTTACGGTGGAGAATATTGGTAAAACAGTAACCGACGGTTTTGAGAAAGTGGCAGATGGAGTTAATAAATATGTTAAGTCTGGGAAGCCTCGCACAACATTGCAAAAAATCGGAGATGTAATTGTACAGATAATAGGGGTTTGTATAAAAGTAATTCTTGTATTACTGGCTCTGTTGTTATGCCCAGTGCTATTTGCATTGATATTTGCACTTTTAGTGCTGATATCCACGGCTGTTTCAATTGTGTTAGGAGGTGGAGTTGGTCTTCTGGGACTACTTCCGGTATTTAATGATAGCGTAATTGTACTGAACTCTCCAGGAGGAATTATCTGGGCATGTATTGTTGGAATAGTGTTGGTTGGCATACCATTGGCCGGGTTGGTTTATGCCATTTTTAAACAACTATTTGGTTGGAAGCCTATGTCTCTGGTTGTTAAAATCACATTATCAGTGTTATGGCTCATCAGTTTGGTTATTTCAATCTTTTTGTTTCCTACTACATTTTATCCTTTTTGGCATCATTATGTATATTCTATAACAGTTTGA
- a CDS encoding PadR family transcriptional regulator, whose translation MNVDNVKSQMRKGMLEYCILLLLHKEAAYASDIIQKLKEAKLIVVEGTLYPLLTRLKNDGLLEYEWVESTQGPPRKYYKLTPDGELFLDELEISWRELNETVNHIASN comes from the coding sequence ATGAATGTAGACAACGTAAAATCTCAAATGCGCAAAGGAATGCTCGAATATTGCATTCTGCTTTTGTTGCATAAAGAGGCAGCCTATGCTTCGGATATTATCCAGAAGTTAAAGGAGGCCAAGTTGATTGTGGTGGAAGGAACACTTTATCCTCTGCTCACAAGATTGAAGAATGACGGTTTACTTGAGTATGAATGGGTAGAATCAACTCAGGGGCCACCAAGAAAATATTATAAGCTTACTCCTGATGGAGAGTTGTTTCTAGATGAACTGGAAATTTCCTGGAGAGAATTAAATGAAACTGTGAATCATATTGCATCAAATTGA
- a CDS encoding F0F1 ATP synthase subunit gamma: protein MASLKEVKGRIASVNSTRKITSAMKMVASAKLHRAQNSIANMLPYEKKLHAMLTAFLSIEADIQSPYIKERSVKRVAIVAFSSNSSLCGAYNANVARQLNLMVDGYASEIGKENVLIFAVGKKIGHAAKKEGHNVVENFLEMADKPSYQEAFDLSRKLMKLFTEHQVDKVELLYHHFKNTASQLLTREEYLPVNLQAIETEEIPGQHHKWALHHIFEPSKEDLLATLIPQVLGLKLYTALLDSNTSEHAARTMAMQIATDNANDLIQELTVQYNKSRQQAITNELLDIIGGSLK, encoded by the coding sequence ATGGCATCACTAAAAGAAGTAAAAGGAAGAATTGCATCGGTTAACAGTACCCGGAAGATTACCTCTGCCATGAAAATGGTGGCCTCGGCTAAGCTGCACCGTGCGCAGAATTCTATTGCGAATATGCTTCCTTACGAGAAGAAGCTGCATGCCATGCTAACGGCTTTTCTCTCAATCGAAGCCGATATTCAGTCACCTTATATTAAGGAACGTTCTGTAAAAAGGGTAGCTATAGTTGCTTTCTCTTCCAATTCCTCTCTCTGCGGTGCGTACAATGCCAATGTGGCCCGTCAGCTCAACCTGATGGTCGATGGGTATGCTTCTGAGATTGGTAAAGAGAATGTTCTGATTTTTGCTGTGGGCAAGAAGATTGGTCATGCTGCTAAGAAAGAAGGCCACAATGTCGTTGAAAACTTCCTGGAAATGGCTGACAAGCCTTCGTATCAGGAAGCGTTCGACCTCTCTCGTAAACTGATGAAACTGTTTACAGAACATCAGGTTGACAAAGTGGAACTGCTTTATCATCACTTTAAGAACACAGCTTCGCAGTTACTTACCCGTGAGGAATATCTGCCGGTAAATCTGCAAGCCATTGAGACTGAAGAGATACCTGGACAGCACCATAAATGGGCTTTGCATCATATCTTTGAGCCTTCGAAGGAAGATTTGCTGGCAACGTTAATACCTCAGGTTCTTGGCTTAAAATTGTACACAGCGCTATTAGACTCTAATACGTCCGAACATGCAGCCCGAACCATGGCTATGCAAATTGCGACCGATAATGCAAACGATTTGATTCAGGAACTTACAGTTCAGTACAACAAATCCCGTCAACAGGCTATTACAAATGAGCTGCTTGATATTATCGGTGGTTCTTTGAAATAA